One genomic region from Methanobacterium sp. encodes:
- a CDS encoding GNAT family protein: MIIKCDKCILRSWRHSDFESLVKNANNLNIASNLRDGFPFPYTHDHARQWIEIAKNNNFFFAITVDNEAVGGIGLTIGEDIERISAEVGYWLGEKHWGKGITSSALKGIVDYGFSDLELERIFAVPLEQNIASRRVLEKNGFKLEGILRRSVIKNGKIYNQALYAVIRE, translated from the coding sequence ATGATAATTAAATGTGATAAATGTATATTAAGGAGCTGGAGACATTCTGACTTTGAAAGCTTGGTTAAAAATGCAAATAACTTAAATATAGCCAGTAACTTACGGGATGGCTTTCCTTTTCCATATACCCATGATCACGCCAGGCAGTGGATAGAAATTGCAAAGAATAATAACTTTTTTTTCGCAATAACTGTAGATAATGAAGCAGTTGGTGGTATTGGACTTACTATAGGCGAGGATATTGAAAGAATTTCAGCAGAAGTCGGGTACTGGTTAGGAGAAAAACATTGGGGAAAGGGTATCACATCTTCGGCTCTAAAAGGCATAGTCGATTATGGTTTCAGTGATTTAGAGCTTGAAAGGATTTTTGCAGTTCCTTTAGAGCAAAATATTGCATCTAGACGAGTTCTCGAGAAAAACGGTTTTAAGCTTGAGGGTATTTTAAGAAGAAGCGTTATAAAAAATGGTAAAATATATAATCAGGCATTATATGCGGTAATAAGAGAATAG
- a CDS encoding nuclear transport factor 2 family protein, with protein MEKEEMKRIIHEYINSYNEFNVARMIKDVHENVEFRNIANGEINLELTGKNALLKQAKESVTMFKEREMKIIEQKIEGNILESKIDFRGVLAIDFPEGPKAGETIEIRGKSIFKFKEDKIILIEDIS; from the coding sequence ATGGAAAAAGAGGAAATGAAAAGAATTATTCATGAATATATCAATTCTTACAACGAATTTAATGTGGCTAGAATGATTAAAGATGTTCATGAAAACGTAGAATTCAGGAATATTGCAAATGGTGAAATAAATCTTGAGTTAACAGGTAAAAATGCCCTTCTTAAGCAGGCGAAAGAATCTGTAACCATGTTTAAGGAAAGAGAAATGAAGATTATTGAACAAAAAATAGAAGGGAATATTTTAGAAAGCAAAATTGATTTTAGAGGAGTTTTAGCTATAGATTTTCCTGAAGGACCTAAAGCGGGAGAAACCATTGAAATTAGAGGTAAATCCATTTTTAAGTTCAAAGAAGATAAAATAATTCTGATTGAAGATATCAGTTGA
- a CDS encoding nuclear transport factor 2 family protein produces MKEKLMKRIVDQYINSYNKFDADGMTKNLHKDMVFKNIAGNKVTLELKGKIAFKSQIEQAFGLFKKREMKILEQKFGDDMVENRVDFKGVLAVDIPDGPKKYDLIKLQYNTTFKFKDGKIISIEDIN; encoded by the coding sequence ATGAAAGAAAAATTAATGAAGAGAATTGTTGATCAGTATATTAATTCATATAACAAATTTGATGCAGACGGAATGACAAAAAATCTTCATAAGGATATGGTATTTAAAAATATTGCCGGCAACAAAGTAACCCTAGAATTAAAGGGTAAAATCGCCTTTAAAAGTCAGATAGAACAGGCATTTGGATTGTTTAAGAAAAGAGAAATGAAAATACTGGAACAGAAATTTGGAGATGATATGGTAGAAAACAGAGTTGATTTTAAAGGCGTTTTAGCTGTAGATATACCTGATGGGCCTAAAAAATACGATCTAATCAAACTCCAGTATAATACTACTTTTAAATTTAAAGATGGGAAAATAATATCCATTGAAGATATTAATTAG
- a CDS encoding endonuclease III domain-containing protein, giving the protein MSNLKNEIIEIYDKLFELYGPQGWWPLINLKNINPNKTGAIRGYHPGNYELPKEKNDVYEVILGTILTQNTSWLQAEKALFNLNELNAIEPQKLLKLDDKALKLAIKCAGFLNQKAIYLREISRFFIELDGNIPTRKELLAVKGVGNETADSILLYAYKQPEFVVDTYTKRIFSHLGLVEEDIKYMALKEFFESHLPKDIKIFNEYHALIVEHAKRYYNKKPYGVNDPLKRRST; this is encoded by the coding sequence ATGAGTAACTTGAAGAATGAAATAATTGAGATATACGATAAACTGTTTGAACTTTACGGCCCTCAAGGATGGTGGCCCCTTATCAATTTAAAAAACATTAATCCAAATAAAACAGGTGCAATTAGAGGTTATCATCCTGGCAATTACGAACTACCCAAAGAGAAAAATGATGTTTATGAGGTAATTCTTGGTACAATTTTAACACAGAATACATCCTGGTTGCAGGCAGAAAAGGCATTATTCAACCTCAACGAATTAAATGCAATTGAGCCTCAAAAATTATTGAAGTTAGATGATAAAGCATTAAAATTAGCAATCAAATGTGCTGGATTTTTAAACCAAAAAGCAATCTATCTTAGAGAAATTTCAAGATTTTTCATTGAACTGGATGGAAATATCCCAACAAGAAAGGAATTATTAGCAGTTAAGGGGGTTGGAAACGAAACTGCAGATTCCATCTTGCTTTATGCATATAAACAACCCGAATTTGTTGTTGATACTTACACAAAGAGAATATTTTCACATTTAGGACTAGTAGAAGAAGATATTAAATATATGGCATTGAAAGAATTTTTTGAATCACATTTACCTAAAGATATAAAAATCTTTAATGAGTATCATGCTCTAATTGTGGAACATGCAAAGAGATATTACAATAAAAAGCCATATGGCGTGAATGACCCTTTAAAAAGAAGATCAACGTAG
- a CDS encoding 4Fe-4S binding protein, which yields MLQNIFSIISVKIIKLTFNSRFFLAKTCRKVTPLAKIVDKLFFEGDDIQVLPRDTVIKTRTSTEKIEINTEFEVPEDTLLPSEVLKEMIRKSRYHFIMNSCICRVSNDCKNYPHEPGCLFLGRGSKRISTKLGRAVTKEEAFEYVDKCQEAGLVNIIGRNKIDSVWLNTGPKEELLSICSCCPCCCLWKMTPKLPDNLGRSISPMVGVKMRYNEDLCSGCGKCADICFIEAITVLDGKIEINLESCRCCSRCAEICPKGAITFEIADDAVKRSIERVKPLVDVELE from the coding sequence ATGCTCCAAAATATATTCTCCATAATCAGCGTAAAAATAATTAAATTAACATTTAACAGCCGTTTTTTTCTAGCAAAAACTTGTAGAAAAGTAACACCTCTTGCAAAGATTGTGGATAAATTATTCTTTGAAGGTGATGATATACAGGTACTTCCACGTGATACTGTAATTAAAACCCGGACTAGTACAGAAAAAATTGAGATAAATACCGAATTTGAAGTACCAGAAGACACATTATTGCCAAGTGAAGTGCTTAAAGAAATGATAAGAAAATCCAGATACCATTTTATTATGAATTCATGTATCTGCAGAGTTTCAAACGATTGCAAAAATTATCCTCATGAACCAGGTTGTTTATTTTTGGGTAGGGGATCTAAAAGGATATCTACTAAATTAGGACGAGCAGTAACAAAAGAAGAAGCTTTTGAATATGTTGATAAGTGTCAGGAAGCAGGATTAGTCAATATTATCGGTAGAAATAAAATTGACAGCGTCTGGTTAAATACAGGCCCTAAAGAAGAATTGTTATCAATTTGCAGCTGCTGTCCATGCTGCTGCCTGTGGAAAATGACCCCAAAACTTCCTGACAACCTTGGAAGAAGCATCTCTCCAATGGTTGGAGTTAAAATGAGATACAATGAAGACCTTTGCAGTGGCTGTGGAAAATGTGCAGATATTTGCTTTATAGAGGCTATTACAGTTTTAGATGGAAAAATAGAGATTAATTTAGAAAGTTGCAGATGCTGCAGTCGATGCGCTGAAATTTGTCCAAAAGGCGCTATAACATTTGAAATTGCAGATGATGCTGTTAAACGTTCGATTGAACGTGTTAAGCCGTTGGTGGATGTGGAACTGGAATGA
- the hemB gene encoding porphobilinogen synthase has product MQFPTTRMRRLRKTPQLRKILSETTLHPEDFIYPMFIKENLKDGKKEHIDTMPGQYRYSLNDGLDEAKKLEKMGLSSVLIFGMPENKDETGSSAYDEEGIVQNTVRRLKEETDLVVITDVCMCQYTSHGHCGIIKDEKIINDETLKYLSRIALSHAEAGADIVAPSDMMDGRVDAIRVDLDINGYEDTIIMSYAAKYASAFYAPFREAVCSAPSFGDRKTYQMNPSNLNEALREAELDIIEGADILMVKPAIAYLDVIRAIKEEFKVPTTAYQVSGEYSMIKAGIEAGYLTEDVIYESLISIKRAGADMIISHFTPEFLKHYNKLKD; this is encoded by the coding sequence ATGCAGTTTCCAACTACAAGAATGCGAAGATTAAGGAAAACGCCGCAACTAAGGAAAATTCTGAGTGAGACAACCCTTCATCCAGAAGATTTCATTTATCCAATGTTCATCAAAGAAAATTTGAAGGACGGCAAAAAAGAGCACATTGACACCATGCCTGGCCAGTACAGATATTCCTTAAATGACGGTTTAGATGAGGCAAAGAAGCTTGAAAAGATGGGATTATCATCAGTTCTTATATTTGGAATGCCTGAAAATAAAGATGAAACAGGTTCATCAGCTTATGACGAAGAGGGGATAGTCCAAAATACTGTACGCAGATTAAAGGAAGAAACAGATTTAGTTGTCATAACCGATGTCTGTATGTGCCAGTATACATCTCATGGACACTGTGGAATAATTAAAGATGAAAAAATAATCAATGATGAAACCCTTAAATATCTCTCAAGAATAGCCTTAAGTCATGCAGAAGCTGGAGCAGATATTGTGGCACCATCCGATATGATGGATGGCAGAGTGGATGCTATCCGTGTGGATCTTGATATAAATGGTTATGAAGACACCATTATAATGTCTTATGCTGCAAAATATGCATCAGCCTTTTATGCACCTTTCAGAGAAGCTGTATGTTCTGCTCCAAGTTTTGGTGATAGAAAAACATACCAGATGAACCCTTCAAATCTTAACGAAGCCCTGAGAGAAGCAGAACTTGATATAATAGAAGGTGCAGATATACTAATGGTTAAACCCGCTATCGCATATCTTGATGTGATTAGAGCTATTAAAGAGGAGTTTAAAGTTCCAACCACAGCTTATCAGGTGAGCGGTGAGTATTCAATGATTAAAGCAGGGATAGAAGCAGGATATCTTACTGAAGATGTAATATACGAGTCTCTTATATCCATAAAACGTGCAGGAGCAGATATGATCATATCACATTTTACACCTGAATTTTTAAAGCACTACAACAAACTTAAGGATTAA
- a CDS encoding triphosphoribosyl-dephospho-CoA synthase: MNPELIAKIAQIASVLEVSGHPKPGNVHRTQDFDDMVFEDFLISGVVIGDSMKKAAERGQKYKNDTYLLDKIKLGEIIKEAVLETDKWIGNNTNLGIVLLLTPLSAAAGMSEDFTDLRENVGRVMDATTPEDAVNLYDAINIADAGGMGEHAELDVADMEAREKLIKENINMYEVLHMSSKWDLLSYELTNLMPVTFETGFPTFRAVKTEYGINKAVLQTFLTILSKNPDTLISRKYGNDMARMVTADADSILQNGGALTSLGLGLLREFDKQLVRNKLNPGTTADLTASSIMVAYLNEFGF, translated from the coding sequence ATGAATCCAGAGTTAATTGCAAAGATAGCCCAAATAGCATCCGTTCTTGAAGTCAGCGGCCATCCAAAGCCGGGAAATGTCCACAGAACTCAGGACTTCGACGATATGGTTTTTGAAGATTTTCTTATAAGCGGAGTCGTTATTGGAGATTCAATGAAAAAAGCCGCTGAAAGAGGTCAAAAATACAAAAATGACACTTATTTGCTGGATAAAATTAAATTAGGCGAAATAATCAAAGAAGCAGTTCTTGAAACTGATAAATGGATTGGAAACAACACAAATTTAGGCATAGTTCTTTTATTAACCCCATTATCTGCAGCTGCAGGTATGAGTGAAGATTTCACAGATTTAAGAGAAAATGTGGGAAGAGTTATGGATGCAACAACTCCTGAAGATGCTGTTAACCTGTATGATGCCATTAATATTGCCGATGCCGGAGGAATGGGTGAACATGCTGAACTGGACGTTGCAGACATGGAAGCCAGGGAAAAACTCATAAAAGAAAACATTAACATGTACGAAGTTCTTCATATGTCTTCAAAGTGGGATTTATTGTCCTATGAACTTACAAATTTAATGCCTGTCACTTTTGAAACAGGATTTCCAACATTTAGAGCAGTTAAAACAGAATATGGGATTAATAAGGCTGTGCTTCAAACATTCCTTACTATACTTTCTAAAAATCCAGATACATTAATTTCAAGGAAATATGGTAATGACATGGCCAGAATGGTAACTGCAGATGCAGATTCTATACTGCAAAATGGAGGAGCTCTAACTTCCCTTGGTTTAGGTTTGCTTCGTGAATTTGACAAGCAGCTTGTGAGAAATAAACTGAATCCAGGAACAACTGCCGATTTAACCGCTTCCTCCATAATGGTCGCGTATCTTAATGAATTTGGTTTTTAA